The nucleotide sequence GCCGGATACCGGCATGTTCTCCAGCGGATCACGGGGCACCACGGGATCCGTTACCACAGGCGCCGCGGCTGGAAGCTCGCCGCGGCCGTCGTCATAGCTGTACTCACAGCCGCCCAGGGCGGGGGCAGCCAGCACGGAGAAGAGCACGACGGCGGCTGCCGGCGCCCGCAGCGAAAGCGTGCGTTGCGCCCGCCCGGAAAAACGATGCGCGGAGGCCATCCGCACCGTGGGCATACCCCGACTTTAAGCCCGCAGGGGGCGACGGTACAGATGGCAATTCGGCCGGTTTAGCGCGCGGGAACCAGGTGGTAGGCGTACAGGAGCGGCGCGTCCACGCTGGAGGCGCTGATCTCCATCCGCCCGGCCTTCGGTACAGCGATCTTCGCGGTTTCGCGGCTGCCGTTGCAGGCGGCTCCGGCCTCCGTCAGTTCCTCGCCGGCGAGCGTCACCGCGAAGAACGCCTTGCCCCCGCCGTCGCACGTGATGGTCAGTGTGTAGTCTCCAGCCGGAACGCTGGCCGCTGACTGGACGATCCTGTTCCGGTTGAGGATCTTGCCGGAATCCTGCAGCACGGCCTGGCTGTCGGAAGGCAGCGCAGTTGCCCGCCACTGTGGAACATCGGCATTTTCGATTGAAACCATGGGGGAGCAGGCAGTGGCTGCCAGCATTATGGCGGCGGCTGCCGCCGTGCCCAGGGTGCGGGAAATCAGGGCACGGGAAACCAGGGGACAACGTTCAGCCATGACCTCAAACTTACCCGTTCGGGACGGTGCCGCTTTCCCTCCGGCCCTGCCTGCCCCGCTGCGAGACGACAAAAGAGACAAGTCTGTCTGCCTCGGCCAGCACCTTGGCCATGCCTGCGGAAGCCGCCACCACACGCTCGCCCCGTGACTCCAGGGTGACGGGAAAGCCGGCGGCCCGTGCCGCGGCGCCCGGCGGCGCCGCCGTCTGCGGGGCTGCCTGCCCGGCGGCTTCACGGTCCGGATGTTGCGGTTCCGGGACCGCGCGCCTGGCGCTTTCCTCGGACAGGGTCAGGGCATCGATTTTGGCGCCGCCGATCTTGTCCAGCAGCTCGTAGTCCTCGTCGGTGCACAGATCGCTGGCGGCCAGATGCTTCAGCGCAACCAGCCCCACGATCGCCCTGCTGAAGTCGCGCTCCATGGCAAGGTCGATGGCCCACTGCGTCCGCTTCCACCACTGGTCCCGCCGGTCCGCCTGCCGCCGCTGCGCGAGCGTGCGCCAGGCGATCCAGCCGGCGATGACGGCGGCCAGCAGCGGGGCGAATGCCGCCGCGTAGGGCAGCCAATCCGAAGCGGCCGCCACTGCCTGGGTTCCGAACATGGCCCAACTGTAACTTCCGGCGAGGACAATACTGAGGCGCCACCCGCGGCGGGGTTGCCATAGGGCGCGGGCACGGCAACCGCCGGGGGACCGGCACTGGCGCGGCCGGGAAATAGACTTGCCCGGTGACTGAACCAACGCACTTCACCACCGGCAACACTCCCGACGCACCGCGCAGCGACCATCCCGACCTCCTGCAGGCGCTGGCCGCGGACCTCCGCGAGGTGGGCTACACCCTGGAAGGAGTCGCGGAACTGCTGGGGGAGTCGGCCAACGCTGCCCTGGACCGGGACCAGCTCATCCCCGCACTGATCGTGACTGAAGAGGCAGCCGCCAGTGAGCCGCGCACCGCGGCCCTGGCCGCCGTCGTGCGTTTCTGGCTGTTGGCCGTTCCGCAGGAAGCCGAAGTGCTCGACGCCGCGCTGCCGCGGACCCGTGCAGCCGGCCTGGCGGCACTTGGGCTGGCAAAAATAACGGGGACCCAGGTGACCGCCGAAGCGGACCTGCGGCCCTACGGCTGGGACTCCGGCGACGGCGGTGTCGAGATCTGGGTGGCCAGCGACCTCGCCGCACACCAGCGGCCCGGGGTACTCCGGTACGACCACGTGCTGGGAATCGGGCAGGCGTCCACCACCCTCGTCCAGTCCACGATCCGGCGGCCTGCCGGCAGGGCGCTGGACCTGGGCACCGGCTGCGGCATCCAGACCTTCCACCTTCTGCAGCATGCCGGCCACGTCACGGCCACGGACGTCTCGGCGCGCGCCCTCGCGTTCACCCGCTTCAACCTCCTGCTCAACGCCGACGCGCTGGCCATTGATCCTGCGCGGCCGGCAGAGCGCGTGAGCCTGCGGCTGGGATCGCTCCTGGAGCCTGTTGCCGGCGAGGCGTTCGACCTCGTGGTGTCCAATCCGCCGTTCGTCATCACCCCGCGCACCGCCGGCGAGGCCGCGGCTGACCAGTTCACCTACCGTGACGGCGGACTGCCGGGGGACGACATCGTCGCGTCGCTCATCCGCTCGCTGCCCGATGTGCTCGCCCCGGGCGGAACAGCCCAGCTTCTGGGCAACTGGGAGATCCGGGAGGGCTCGGCCTGGGATGAACGGCCGCAGAGCTGGGCCGGCCCGGACACCGACGCGTGGTTCATCCAGCGCGAACAGGTGGGGCCGGAGCAGTACGCGGAGACCTGGCTGCAGGATTCCTCCGAAACCCGCGACCGCCGGCACTACCAGGATGCCTATGGCGCCTACCTGGCGGATTTTGCGTCGCGGAATGTCGAAGGGATCGGCTTCGGCATGGTGTTCCTGCGCCGGCCGGCCGCTGAACCGCGTATCCGCCGGTTCGAGGAGATCACCTACCCCATTGAACAGCCTGTCGGCCCGCATCTGGGTGCAGCGGTGGAACGGGCCGACTGGCTGGCCGAGCACGATGTTTCCGCCGCCCACCTGCTGGTGGCCGAGGACGTCACCGAGGAGCGGCACCAGCGCCCCGGCGCAGAGCATCCCGGTGTGATCCTGCTCCGCCAGGGCGCCGGGCTGCGCCGCACCAACCTGCTGAGCACCGAACTGGCCGGTTTTGTCTCTGCATGCGACGGCGAGCTGACCGCCGGGCAGATCATCGGCGCCCTTGAGGCGCTGCTGGGCGGGACGGAGGAGTTCGACGGCGACGCCTTCCGGCGCGGGCTGCTCGCCGAGGTGTCCAACCTGGTCCGCGACGGATTCCTGCTGCCCGCAGACCCGGCCTGACCCGTCCGCAAACGCAAAGCGCGAACGCAAAGCGCGAACCGAAGCGCGAACGGACAGTTGTGGCCCCAAATCCCTGCGGATCTGGGGCCACAACTGTCCGTTCGCGCTTGACGGTGTCAGTTAAGGAGTCAGTTAATGTGGGCGCGCTGCATTCCGGGAGCGGGCACGTCGATGGTGAAGCCGCACATGCAGCGGTAGGTCACGGCGTCGGCTGCGCCCACGGCCTTCATCGAGCGGATCAGGCGCTGGCCATCCACCCTGATGGCCATTTCCAGGGAGAATTCCTGATCCAGCCGCTTCATGGGCCGCCGGCAGTGCCGCGGGGCGCCGGTGCCGGCCAGCAGCGAGTTGCGGGAGGCTGCGCCCGTTTCCAGGCTGGCGTCCGCCAAGTGGCCGGCGGGCTGGGATGCCGGCGTCAATATGTCTTCGTCGAGGGTAATCATGGTCTTCCTTTGGGCTTTTCACGGGGCTGCCATCGGTGGCCGCCCCGCCGCGAAACTGCTTGCGGGAGGTCTGCTTACGGAAGTAAGCAAAGCATGCTTACTAATTCCGGGGCAAACCGGACGGCTGTGGCGGGCGGATATCAAGCACTTCTTTCAGAGCCCTGGCCGCCTGCGTAGACTGAAGAAATGAGGACTGACAGGCCGTCGCCGGAGCCGCCGCAAACCCCTGCGGCCGCGGTTGAAGCGGCTGCGCCGGAACCGGAATCCGCGGCTGCGGCGGGACCCGAACCTGCGGGTGCGCCGCGGCGCAGGAACCGGCAGGAAAAGAAGGTGGAAATCACCGATCCCAAAGCGATCCGCGCGCTGGCCCATGCCGCCCGGCTGGAGGTCATCTCCGAGCTGTACTCCACACAGTCCAGCCGGACAGCAACCGAACTCGCGCAGCAGACCGGGCTCACTCCCAGTGCCATGAGCTACCACCTCCGCGCGCTGCAGAAGTGGGGCATCGTCATCCCGGCCGAGGCGTCGGACGATGCCCGTGAACGCCGGTGGAAAGCGGCGGGCACGGACTTTGCGATCAACTCGGGTGGCGCTGTGGCCGGCCCGGACTTTGCCGTGATCGACATCGAACTTGATGCGTTCCGGCGCCGGGCCAGCGCCTACGCCCGCGCCCGGGACGAACATCGCCAGCGCGGCGGGGCGGAGGAGGCGCCGCCGGCTGTGCTGCTCGCCAGCAACCTCCTTTACCTCACGGCAGAACAGCGCGGCGAGCTGACGGAAAGGGTCTTTGAGCTGCTCCGGGGCTATGAACTGGAGGATCCCACCAGCATTCCGCCGGGTGCCGAGCGGATTGCCACCATGTGGTCCATGATTCCCGATGACCGCACACTGCCGGAGCCGTGACGGGGGCCACCGTTTTCCACATGACAGCGCAGAATTCTGCAAAATATGGTGAACTAGGCCAATATGGGCTGATCTGCCCGAGCAATCTTTTTCTGTAGGAGCACTGTGCCAAGCAAGGCCAAAACCGGCAAGAAACTCGTGATTGTGGAGTCTCCGGCCAAGAGCAAGACCATCGCCAAGTACCTGGGCGAGGGCTTCATCGTTGAGGCCTCCATCGGTCACATCCGCGACCTGCCGCAGCCGTCCGAGCTCCCCGCGGACCTGAAGAAGACCTCCCTGGGCAAGTTCGCCGTCGACGTCGAAAACGACTTCAAGCCCTACTACGTCGTCTCCCCGGACAAGAAGAAAAAGGTGGCCGAGCTCAAGGCCCAGCTCAAAGACGCCGACGCGCTCTATCTCGCAACCGATGGGGACCGCGAGGGCGAAGCCATCGCGTGGCACCTCCTGGAGGTCCTGAAGCCCAAGGTCCCCGTGTACCGGATGACCTTCGGCGAAATCACCAAGGAAGCCATCCACCGGGCCATGGACAACCTGCGCGACGTCGATGCCGCCCTGGTGGACGCCCAGGAAACCCGCCGCATCCTGGACCGCCTTTACGGCTACGAGATCTCCCCGGTGCTGTGGCGCAAAGTGGCGCGCGGACTGTCCGCCGGCCGCGTGCAGTCCGTTGTCACCCGCATGGTGGTGGACCGCGAACGGGAGCGCATGGCGTTCAAGGCCGCGTCCTACTGGGACCTCACCGGGCAGTTCGGGGCGGACGCCGGCTCCTTCAAGGCGAAGCTCGCCGCCGTTGACGGCGCCAAGGTCGCCACCGGCCGGGATTTTAACGACGACGGCGAACTCACCTCGCGCAATGTGGCGCACCTGAACGAGGAACTCGCCACCTCCCTGGCAGCCGCCCTGCAGGACGCCGATTTCCGCGTCCGCTCGGTGGACACCAAGCCGTACACGCGCCGCCCGGCGGCGCCGTTCACCACCTCCACGCTGCAGCAGGAGGCCGGCCGCAAGCTGCGGTTCTCGTCCAAGAGCACCATGCAGATCGCCCAGCGGCTGTACGAGAACGGCTACATCACCTATATGCGTACGGACTCCTCGGCGCTGAGCGACGAGGCCGTCACGGCCGCCCGCCGCCAGGCTTCCGAGCTCTACGGCCCCGAATACGTGCCGCAGTCGCCGCGTGTCTACACCAGCAAGGCCGCCAACGCCCAGGAGGCCCACGAGGCCATCCGTCCCGCCGGTGACTCCTTCCGCACCCCGGCCCAGGTTGCCCAGCAACTCAGCGGCGACGAGTTCCGGCTGTACGAACTGATCTGGAAGCGCACCGTCGCCTCGCAGATGGCCGACGCCAAGGGCTCCACGGCCACCATCCGGCTGGGCGCTCTGGCCACCGACGGCCGCGACGCCGAATTCTCCGCCTCCGGCACGGTCATCACGTTCCCCGGCTTCCTGGCCGCCTACGAGGAAGGCAAGGACGAAAGCCGCGGCGACGACGATTCCGACGAGGGCCGCCGGCTGCCGAACGTCGCGAAGGGCGACGGGCTGTCCGCCTCCGACATCATCGCCGTCGGGCATGAGACCTCGCCGCCGCCGCGCTACACTGAAGCTTCCCTGACGGCCGAGCTGGAGAAGAAGGGCATCGGACGCCCGTCGACCTACGCCTCCACGATCTCCACTATCCAGGACCGCGGCTACGTGCGGAAGCAGGGCTCTGCCCTGGTGCCGAGCTGGATCGCCTTCTCCGTGGTGCGGCTCCTCGAACAGCACTTCACGGATTATGTGGATTACGAGTTCACTGCCGACATGGAAGGCGACCTGGACAAGATCGCCAACGGCCAGGCCGTGGGTGCCGCCTGGCTCAAGCACTTCTACTACGGCGAGGACACCGATCCCGGCCTGCTGAGCATCGTGAACAACCTGGGTGAGATCGACGCCCGGGAGATCAACTCCGTGCCCATCGCCGACGGCATCACGCTGCGGGTCGGCAAGTTCGGGCCGTACCTGGAGAGCTCGCTGCCCACGGTGGACCCCAAGACGGGTGAAGTGGTGGAGTCCGCCCGCGCCAACGTCCCGGACGATCTTGCCCCGGACGAGCTGACGGCCGAGAAGGCCGTGGAGCTCATGGAAACCGCGGCTCCCGAGGAACGGGTCCTGGGCGCTGACCCGCACACCGGGCACACGGTTGTAGCCAAGAACGGCCGGTACGGCGCCTATGTCACCGAGATCATCCCCGAGATGACCGAGGAGCAGCTGGCCAGCCTGCCCGTGGAGTACTACAAGAACGGCAAGCCCAAGCCGCCGAAGAAGCCCGTCAAGGCCAAGCCGCGCACCGGTTCGCTGTTCAAATCCATGACCGTGGAATCTGTGACCCTGGACGAGGCGCTGCAGCTGATGAGCCTTCCGCGCGTGCTCGGTGAGGACGCCGAGGGCAACCCGATCACGGTGCAGAACGGCCGTTTCGGGCCGTACCTGAAGAAGGGCACGGACTCGCGGTCCATCGGCTCGGAAGAGGAAATCTTCACCATCACGCTGGAACAGGCATTGGAGATCTACTCCCAGCCCAAGCAGCGCGGTGCCCGCGCGGCCGTGCCGCCGCTGGCCGAATTCGGTCCGGACCCGGTGTCGGAGAAGAACATCGTGGTGAAGGAGGGCCGCTTCGGTCCGTACATCACCGACGGCATCACCAACATCACGGTGCCCCGCAGCACGTCACTGGAGGAACTGACCCGGGAACGCGCCGTCGAACTTCTGGCCGAAAAGCGGGCCAAGGGCCCGGTCAAGCGCACCACCACGCGCAAGGCCCCGGCCAAGAAGGCTGCCGCGAAGAAGTAGGGGCTGGGGACGAATTGCTTCGCGCCGGGCATCGTGGTCGAGTAGATACATGACTGAACAGCCGGAACCCGCAGACACCACGCCGCTGAACGACCTCGAGGAGAAGCTGGCCCGGGGCGGCCATCCGGACGCCGACCCGGTGGACGTCATCCTGTCGTTCCTCAACAACGAGGTCTACATCATCAGCTCCGACACGCTCGAGGGCGAGGACTCCCAGGTGGAGCCGCTCGTGCTGGGCAACGCGGACGGCCAGCCGGTCCTGGCCGTGTTCTCGCACCCCAGCCGGGTGGACGCCCAGTATCTCGAGGCCGCTCCCAACGTGCTCGGCACACAGGGCGCGGCGATCATCGCCAACATCGGCGATGAGTTGGGCATGGTGATCAACCCCGGCGCGGCCTATGGTTTCGAGATCAATCCCGAAGGCATCGCCAACATCAAGCGCGACTTCAAGCGCGCCGACGAGGTGGACCCGAACCCCGCAGGGCTGGAAGGCGAGTAACTCCGGCCGGCTCTCCGCAATCCCGGCGGACAGCAAGGGTGCGGGGCAGCGCGGACAGCAAGCCGATGGGCGCAATGTGGATGTGCGCAATGTAGGCGTCGGGTTGCGTCCGCTGTGCCGGCGGGAGGAATAATGGCAGGATGCGGCTAGGCGTCCTCGACATCGGTTCCAACACTGTCCACCTCCTGCTGGTGGACGCCCACCCCGGCGCACGGCCTGTGCCCTTCGCCTCGCACAAGCGGCCCCTGTCGCTGGTGCAGTACCTCGATGCGGACGGCAACATCACGGACGCCGGCCAGCACGAGCTCACGGAGTTCGTGCTGGAGGCCTGGGAGTTCGCGGCCCGCCACAAGGCCGAAGACCTGCTGGCATTCTGTACGTCGGCCATCCGCGAGGCCACCAACGGGCCCGCGGTCCTGGCCCGGGTCAAGCACGAAACCACGGTGACGCTGCAGGAGCTCACGGGCAGCGAGGAAGCGTCCATGACCTTCTTCGCCGTCCGACGCTGGTATGGCTGGGCCGCCGGCACCGTCCTGAACTTCGACATCGGCGGCGGTTCGTTTGAAATGGCGCTCGGGCAGGACGAGCTGCCGGAACTGGCCACGTCCGTGCCCCTCGGCGCGAGCCGGCTGACCCGGGACTGGCTGCATGAGGACCCGCCGTCGGCGAAGAGCGTCAAGGAACTGCGCCGCTACATCCGGGCGACCCTCAAGCCGGTGGTCCGCAGCTTCAACGAGGTGGGCAGGGCGAACGTCGTGGCCGGCACCTCCAAGACCTTTCGTTCCCTGGCGCGGATCGCCGGGGCAGCCCCCAGCGCTGCTGGTCCCTACGTGAAACGCGACCTGAACCGCACAGACCTGGGCATTTGGGCGCAGCGGATTTCCGCCATGAAGTCCGAGGACCGGCTCCACCTGCCGGGCGTCTCCGAGGCCCGCGCCAACCAGCTCCTTGCCGGTGCGCTGGTGGCCGAGGCGGCACTGGAGCTTTTTGAGTACAAGAAAATCAAGATCTGCCCATGGGCCCTGCGCGAGGGCCTCATCCTCCGGCGCCTCGACCAACTGGTGTTCGACGGTCCGCTGGAACCCGCCCCGCACGTGGGCATCCAGCAGGCCTCCGCTCTGCCTGCGCTTTAGGATTCACCGGCGTCTTAACACGTAGCCGGGGGCGCCTTAACGAGTGAGCGCCGGCCGGTTACGCAGAAGAAGCTGGGGGGAACGCTTCTGCAACCGACCGGCGCCGCGCCGGCCCCGAAGGACCGGTTCCATCACTCGCACCTGTGAGGCGTTTACGACTCTAGCGACGCAACATGGGTGTTCCTGGGGAGCTGCCTGAATGCCCGCTGGGAGCCAGTCCATGTGAGGCACCCGGCCCGGCGGAGGGTCCCTAAAGCAAAGACACCGACGGCCTGCTGCAGAAAAATGGGCAAAACCACTGCAGAACCGCCGGTGCCTGACAAGCATCCCCATGCTTGCTTCATCACTCGCACCCTCAATGAGGTACTACCTAAGTTAGGGGCCCAAGGTGTGTGAATGCTCCGACAAACATGTGAGCTTCCTGTGAATGGGCGGGCTCCGGTGACTGGACGCCGTCTGCATCGGCAGCGCTGAACTGCAATGATGGACCAATGAGCAACCGAATCGCATTCCTTGGCTGTGGATCAATGAACGAGGCCATTTTGGGCGGCCTGCTGGAGGGGGGCATGGATCCCATGGAGATCGTGGCCACCGTCCGCCGCGCGGAACGTGCAGCGGAGCTGGCGGAACGGCACGCCGGCATCACGGCCATCGCCGGCAGCGAAGAACCTGACAACAACAAGCAGGCCGCGAAGGCTGCAGGCATTGTCATTCTCGGCGTGAAGCCCGTGGGTATCGCCGAGCTCGCCCGGGAAATCAGTGACTCCCTTTCCCCCGATGCGATCGTCATTAGCGTTGCTGCCGCCGTCTCCATCGCCCAGCTCGAAGCCGCGCTGCCCGCTGGTCAGCCGGTGATCCGGACGATGCCCAACACCCCGGCGAAGCTGGGCCGCGGCGTGGTCTCGGTGTCTCCCGGCACCAACTGCACGCCCGAGCAGCTCCAGCGGGCGAAAGACATCCTCGGCGCCGTGGGGACCGTCGTCGAAATCCCGGAGGAGCAGGTGGACGCCCTCAGCGCCATCAGCGGTTCCGGTCCGGCCTACGCGTTCTACCTGGCCGAGGCCATGGCCGCCGCCGGCGTCGAACTCGGCCTTGACCAGGAGCTGGCGCTCTTGCTGGCACGCGAAACCGTGGCGGGGGCCGGCCTCATGCTGGCCGAACCCGGCGCCGAACCCAGCGCCCTGCGCAAAGCCGTGACCAGCCCCAACGGCACCACCGAACGGGCCATCGCAACCTTCGATGACCGCGGCATGCCGGCCATCATCGCCGCAGGCGCCCGCGCCGCGGCTGACCGCGCGGCCGAGATCACCAAGCAGCTCGGCTAGTCCCCACCCGCACCCTAACCTCGCAAGTCCGCACTGCTCCCAGCCCCGCAGGCTCGGTCAGGGAACCCTGCGGGCGTGGGCCCCCTACGGCCGCGCGGCGAACCGTTCCAGCAGGTCCACGTGGCCGGAGACGATCAGCATGTCGCGGGCGGACACCTTGGTCTCGGGCCGAGCGTAGGTGAAGTCTTCACCCGGGGACTTCACGCCCACGATGGTCACGCCGTACTTGGACCGCACCTTGGACTCGTCCAGCGTGAAACCTACTGTTTCACGCGGGGGATACATCTTGACGATCGCGAAGTCGTCGTCGAACTCGATGAAGTCCAGCATGCGCCCGGAGACCAGGTGCGCGGCGCGGACGCCGGCGTCGGCCTCGGGGTAGATGACGTGGTTGGCGCCGATGCGGGTGAGGATTTTGCCGTGCGACGGCGTGATGGCCTTGACCCACAGGTGCTCGATGCCGAGGTCCACCAGGTTCACGGTGATGAGCACCGAGGACTCAATGGACGTGCCGACGCCGACGACGGCAGAACTGAACTCCTGCGCACCCAGCTGGCGCAGCGCGTCGATGTTGGTGGCGTCCGCCTCCACCACGTGGGTCAGGAGGGGGGCCCACTTCTGGACGAGGGACCTGTCGCGCTCGATGGCCAGCACCTCGCGTCCCTGCTTCACCAGCTGCTCGGCCGTGGAGGAGCCGAAGCGGCCCAGCCCGATCACCAGTACCGGTGCGTTGTGGGCGGGGCGGGCGGGGGCACCTGAGGAATTAGCCAATGATGGGCCTCTCTTCCGGGTAGTGGTACAGCTGGCTGCGCTGGCGCAGTGCCAGGGCAGCGGCGAGGGTGACGGTGCCGACGCGGCCGGCGAACATCAGGGCGGACAGGACATACACGCCCGACGGCGGCAGCTCGGCGCTGAGGTTGGTGCTCAGGCCGACAGTGGCAAACGCCGAGATGGTTTCGAACAGCACCCGGTCCAGCGACGCCCCGCTGATCTGCAGAAGCAGGAACGCGGACGCGGAAACCAGCGTGGCACCTGCCACGATCACCGAGATCGCCACGCGCATGGTCCCCTCGGGGATGGTGCGGCCATAGACCTTGACGTCCGCGTCGCCGCGGGCCTCGGCGATGATGGCCAGGAACATGACGGCGATGGTGGTCACCTTGATGCCGCCGGCCGTTGAAGCCGAGCCGCCGCCGGCGAACATGAGGGCGTCCGTCAGCAGCATGGTGGTGGATTCCATCTGGTTCTGGTCCACCAGGTTGAAGCCGCCGGAGCGGGTCATTACGGAGGCGAAAAGGGAGTGCGTGATCTTGTCGCCCAGGCTCATGCCGCCGATGGTGCGGGCGTTGTCCCACTCCATGAGGGCCCACAGCACCGTGCCGGCAGCGAGCAGGATAAACGAGACCTGGATGGTGAGCTTCGTGTGCAGGTTCCACTTGTGCCAGTTCAGCCCGTTCTGCTGCAGGACCATGACCACGGGGAAGCCCAGGCTGCCCAGGAACACGCCCAGCATGAGGGGGATGAGGATCCAGAGGTCTGTTTCGTAGGGGACGATGCCGTCCGAGTGCGGGGTGAAGCCGGCGTTGTTGAAGGACGAGATGGCGTAGAAGACACCGTGCCAGACGGACTGCCAGAACGGCTCGCCGAGGACCATGAAGCGCGGGATCAGGGCGATCGCGAGGGCGGCCTCGATGACCACCGAGGTGGTGATGACGATCCGCAGCAGCGTACCCACCTCGCCAAGGCGGCCGGCGTTCATGGCCTCCTGGGCGATGAGCTTGCCGCGGACACCAAGCTTCTTGCTCACCATCAGGGCCAGCAGCGAAGCCAGGGTCAGCGTGCCGAGGCCGCCGACGAAGATGCCGATCAGAATGATGAGCTGCCCGAAGAAGGACCAGTGCACGGCGGTGGACACCACGGTCAGGCCCGTGACGCAGACAGCCGAGACGGCGGTGAAGAGGGCCTGGTGGATCGGGGTGAAGTCGCCGGTTGCCGAGGACGCGGGCAGCGACAGGAGGCCGGTGAAGAGGAGGATGACCACCACGAACGCGCTCAGGGCAAGGCGGGCCGGCGACGTGTTGGCGATGTCGTCGATGAAGTCACGGATGCCCGTGAATATCCAAAGGCCCTCGCGCTCCGGCGCTCCGGGGTGCCAGTTGGCCGGGCTTTTGGACCTCGACTGGCTTTGGGTCATGTGCGGCTGTTCCTAGGTTGACTCTCTGCTTCCTCAAGTAGTAAACCACTAAACCCCGGGCCAATGGCCGGGTCGGGAGCGAACCTGGCTCGGGTAGCCTGTGAGTGATGACATTCCAGTCCGGACTCAGCCTCCCCGCACTGCCAACGACGGTGGTGTGGGACGCCGCCATGACGGCGTACAACTTCGGCCCCGGCCACCCGATGGCGCCCGAGCGCCTGGACCTGACCGCCCGGCTGGCCCGGAGCCTGGGCCTGCTGGACCTTGACCACGTCACACTGTCGGCCCCGGACGTGGCCGGCGACGGCGAGCTCACCACCGTCCACAGCGCCGACTTCGTGGCTGCCGTCCGCCGGGCCAGCGACAACCCTGCCGCCGCGGACGAGTCCTACGGGCTCGGCACCGAGGACGATCCCGCCTTTGCCGGCATGCACGAGGCCGCGGCCCGGCTGGCCGGCGGCTCGC is from Arthrobacter sp. QXT-31 and encodes:
- a CDS encoding TrkH family potassium uptake protein, with the protein product MTQSQSRSKSPANWHPGAPEREGLWIFTGIRDFIDDIANTSPARLALSAFVVVILLFTGLLSLPASSATGDFTPIHQALFTAVSAVCVTGLTVVSTAVHWSFFGQLIILIGIFVGGLGTLTLASLLALMVSKKLGVRGKLIAQEAMNAGRLGEVGTLLRIVITTSVVIEAALAIALIPRFMVLGEPFWQSVWHGVFYAISSFNNAGFTPHSDGIVPYETDLWILIPLMLGVFLGSLGFPVVMVLQQNGLNWHKWNLHTKLTIQVSFILLAAGTVLWALMEWDNARTIGGMSLGDKITHSLFASVMTRSGGFNLVDQNQMESTTMLLTDALMFAGGGSASTAGGIKVTTIAVMFLAIIAEARGDADVKVYGRTIPEGTMRVAISVIVAGATLVSASAFLLLQISGASLDRVLFETISAFATVGLSTNLSAELPPSGVYVLSALMFAGRVGTVTLAAALALRQRSQLYHYPEERPIIG